ACATAGACACCATTGCCTCCCACGCTCGCGCTGCCCGGCGCCGTCAGGTTGCCGCTGACGACGGCGCTCGCGAGCCCGGACACATCGCGCGCGAACTGCCCGTTCGACGAGTAGTAGGACGCCACGTAGGTGGTGCCGGCGGTGAGGGGGACGGGCGTGGGGAGCGCCACCTCCTGCCAGCCGGGAATGCGGCCATCCTTCACGGGCACCTCGGCCAGGAGCGCTCCACCGCTGCTCCACAGGCGGGCCACGTAGCCGCTGGCGTTGGCCTTTCCCCGGTAGAAGCGGAGCGCGGTGACGGTGCCGGCGACATTGGCGCGGAACCTCACGCCGATCTCCACGGCCCGGGTGTCCGGCTCCACGGCGGCGCCCGGGACGCGGTCGCCGAAGAGGGTCTGGCTCCAGGGGAGGATGAGGGTGGCCACCACCGGGCGGTGATCCGACTGCGAGCTGGCGCCGACGACGCTCGCCGAGACGGGCGACGTCCACGCGGAGCCGAGCATCACGTAGTCGATGCGCCGCGTCGGAAAGCTCGCGTCGTGGGTGTAGCCGTTGCCCGAGCCGCCACGGGTCCAGGCATCGGTGAGCTGCTGCTGCAGGCTGGTGATGCCAGACTCGGAGGGCGAGGCATTGAGATCTCCCCCGAGCAGCGCCCAGGGCTTGCCGGCGAGGGCGGCCTTGACGTCCTCGGCCTGGTTCAACCGCTCGGTGGCGCCGGTGGTGCCGAAGTGGGTGATGGCCACGGGGATGACGTGCGCGGCGTCCAGCTCCACCTCCATCACCGCCAGGATGCGCTGCTCCGCGGCGGAGCGGAGCGGGATGCGCTGCGAGGTGCGGATGGGGTAGCGGGACAGCAGCGTCAGCCCGTACTGGCCCCCGTCATAGCTGAGCAGCGAGGGCTGGAACGAGGCGTACATCCCCGTCAGCGCGGCGAGCCTCGCGGGCTGGTCCACCTTGCCCGAGCGGTTGGTGAGGACGTCGACCTCCTGGAGCACCACGAGGTCCGGCGCCTGGGCGTTGATGACGCTGGCGATGCTCTCCAGGCTGCTCTGCTCGCCGTGTTTGATGTTGTAGGTCATGAACCGCAGACCCCCACCGGGAGTGAGGGCCTGGGTGCTCTCACCGGAGAGGGTGCGTGCATCAGGAGAGGA
This is a stretch of genomic DNA from Archangium violaceum. It encodes these proteins:
- a CDS encoding DUF4082 domain-containing protein, yielding MRRPTLFVLALALAAALVRCAPPESSPDARTLSGESTQALTPGGGLRFMTYNIKHGEQSSLESIASVINAQAPDLVVLQEVDVLTNRSGKVDQPARLAALTGMYASFQPSLLSYDGGQYGLTLLSRYPIRTSQRIPLRSAAEQRILAVMEVELDAAHVIPVAITHFGTTGATERLNQAEDVKAALAGKPWALLGGDLNASPSESGITSLQQQLTDAWTRGGSGNGYTHDASFPTRRIDYVMLGSAWTSPVSASVVGASSQSDHRPVVATLILPWSQTLFGDRVPGAAVEPDTRAVEIGVRFRANVAGTVTALRFYRGKANASGYVARLWSSGGALLAEVPVKDGRIPGWQEVALPTPVPLTAGTTYVASYYSSNGQFARDVSGLASAVVSGNLTAPGSASVGGNGVYVYRTGGGFPSSSYKDANYWMDVRFVPSP